The DNA sequence aaaataaataaatctgaTAAAATGAGAGTATTCTTAGAAAATAGAGAATTATTTAATGTTATCATTCGATCGCTTTGTAGACTAGAGTTATTTACATATTTGAAACGAGCATTGGGGGGGGGGGGATTTTGGTAAAAATTACGAATGATAATCTATCCCATCAAGTATTTATAAATGTCTGCTAACATGCGCATAATGGCATTCTTCAAGAATTTAATaatcaattatttatttaatcgggcctgctacacatacaagcatACAAGCAACCAAGTTGGCCCAGTCCAAACACGAAACACGCGCACGAAAGAGAGACAAGATGCCGCGTCCAAATCACGCGCTCAGCATTCGAACGGTTACGTATGGGagactcttccacttcttccacttcttccattTCTCAAGGCACTTTCAAATCAACGAAACCCTCTCATTTTCGAGCGAAGATCAACTTTCAAAATATAGAAATCGTAGTTCGAAAACTGCATCAAAACACCATCAACCTCTCTgtgaagaagaatctgaagaaaaaaCAAACCAAGAATACTCAACGTAAGTGCATTAAAATactgtatattttacttttcttctacGTCGTTCTGATAGGGTTTACTGTTACTGTTGCTTCTTTGTTATACGTCGTTCTTCTGAGTTATACGTCGTTCTTCTTAGTTCTACGTCGTTCTAAGTTCTCCTgctatttttgttgatttttgggGGTTTATTGCGTATATTCGGGGGTGTAAACTGCTTAACCTTGTAATGTGGCTTTATATTGAAGCATGGCTGAGTGATATCTGTCTGATATCTATATGGATGTATCTGAataatatctatgggtgtatgtCACTGtaatcaatgggtgtatcttgttTGAGATCTTTGGGTGTATCTCACTGTTATGAATGGGTGTATCTCACTGTTATGAATGGGTGTATCTTGCGAATATCTGGCTGTCTTGACTcatatatgggtgtatcttactgttatcaatgggtgtatcttagttgttatcaatgggtgtatctgagtcatatatatgggtgtatattactgatgtctttgggtgtatttttagtttCAGAGAAAATGGCAGCAAGAAACCAAACCAAAGACCTCAAATGTGTCACACATCTCCTGAATGATAAGTTCAGAAACATGACTGAGGAGAAGAAGGCCATTGTCAGGGATCTTGGATTCGGTGGGTTGATGCACATCCCACCACTGAGGGTGGATCACCAACTCTTGAGAGAGTTGGCAAAAAACTTCAAACTTGGGGAGAACAAACTGAGGACAGGATATGGTTCTTTCCATATAACCCCGAAAAAAATAGGTGATGCGCTTGGCATCAATGCAACAGGTAATTAGCTCAAAATTATAGATTTATATTAAGTTGTTGCTTGGGTGTATATTAACCTGATGCTTGGGTGTATCTGAACTGACTTGGTTGCTTTGttgttttcctttttgtaggagatctattTCCTGAGAAAGTTGACTACAAGAAACTTTCTGAATctgacaaaataatttataaaagattCCAGGGTAAGACCCTCAAAAGTCTTACCGATGAAATGATGGAAATCGGCGTTGGCAACGAAGAGGAACGCCTGATGTTCAAGAGGATATTCATCCTCTACATACAGATGGCGTTCCTTTTGCCAACGACGATAAACAAAATATCGCCGGTGCACCTGGTCCCGATTTTTGAGATGGAGGGCATAGAGGAGAGAAACTGGGGGGGGGGGCATGTCTTGACCTTCATGATCAGGGGCATAACAGACTAccaggagaagaagaagaaggcaatCAATGGCTACCTCTTCGCCCTGATGATAATCTACTTTCACCTTTCAAAAAACAAACGCAACAACAGGGGTGAAAGACCACCAAAGCCATGGATTGCCAACTGGACTAAGGAGCAGTTggtgaaaagaatgaatgaagagagagaggaaacTTTGGTGAGTAATCATAATAAGTTAGTGTACTTTATTTACCCTAATGGtgctaactaaaatatctcatGTTTCAGGGGATTCTGAATTTGGCagagacaaaagaaaaaatgagaaaaaaagaaaaaaaacaaaaagaacaggaaataaaaaaaacaaaaaaaaggaaggcgAGCTCAACATCGTCTTCGGAGACAGAAACTACCGAGAGTGACActtctacctctgagtctgAGGCTCAAGAAGACTCGGAGGATTCGGGAATTAAACACCCCggcaaaaaggggaaaaagtaggtaccatacttgggtgtaatttctttatagggtttgggtgtattttgctTGTCCACGTTGGGTGTATGTAGCTTATTAAGCAGGGTGTGTTTCTTTTGCtgcgttgggtgtatattgtatACTCAGTTGGGTGTGTCTCATGAATTcaattgggtgtatttttagtatgttctaaatgatgATTGTTTGCCTGCAGAATGgactcaagaaaaagaaagcagaggGAAGAGGAGTCGGATTCTGATTCAGAATCTGAATCTGAACCAAGTGACGAGTAAtgtcctgaaattattactcctttcttttggctTCGTTATAAAGATTTCGTGTATTAACTGAAGCGTCTGTTATTGACTTATAGGAGCGAAGAATCATTGCCTgcggagaaggagaagaaaaagaaagaaacaaaaacaactcCAAAAGAGTAAGCACTTCTTTGGATAAAATtctgtgataaaattaattttttatttctgattggtactgttttttttttccacccagaacaccacaaaaaaagaaaaaagtagttGTGGAGGATTCACCTCCTGAAGAAGATCAATACTTTGACGGGTACAGTACCTCGTAAGCTATACTATGGTCTATCatcgtaattatttttgttaacgtCTTATTTTATGAATGTAGTGAGACATATGAAATATCGAGTGACGAACTCGATGAATGGCTAGGGGAAAACGTTCGTAAATCTGCTGCAGAGGGGTATGTCTTGCTGTGCTGTGTATTTGAGATTTTGGTGACTTTTGTTTGCTAATAATTGTATCTTGTTTCGCAGGGACAACCAGCCTGACCTGGGATCGACAGAAGATCGCTATGTGTCCTCTGAAACGTAAGaagctttattatttaataaaatcttgttatgTATTCTGTGAAACAATATGGGTGTATTCTGTGCATCAAGTTGGGTGTATCTTGTTCACTAAGTTGGATGTATATTTGTTTTGAATAACATGAAATCTGTTTAGACTACCGGCTGTCAACTTGGGAAGTGATGATACTTCCTCTCAAAGACGCACAGAACAGAGTAGTGTAACCCTGTCGTCTCAGagcatgtaatttctctttcaaataaccgttacttttcttcttctaataacttctacttctaattctgtatatattttttttagaaaaaaaagccctttattattttattcaagaaaaaaaggcagcaaaaaaaagcaaaaactgcaactatgtaagttctcaaaaaacaaagcccgtcttctttttgaattgttcGGGTGTATTTGTTGACCTTCTTTGCGTGTATTTTAGGTTGACTCCGGACGATTCGAATATGATGGTTGTTAGGGAACAAACGCCGTCGGAAGCGCTTGCAATGTGAGACATGCAAGAAtatttcaaccttataaccttaatattttcaaatatgttgttaacctttcatttttattcttgtttagAGTCCCGATCCAATTTTTTGTGCCGCCATCCCAGCAAACAACCACTGACGCAGATTCCGAACCAACCCCTATGCTACAGATTGAAGGGGCTAGAGAAACGTAAGAAAATAgtattgggtgtatatttgcttaatgtttgggtgtatatttgctAAGAGTTTGGGTGTATACTCTTCCTGATCGATTTTGTGCAACTGTGCAGCACTCCTGAAACCCCCAAACAACATCAAGAAACAACACCCAAGCTTCCCCCAGCTCCAACAAAAATGTAAGTTAATTAGACTAGAATCAATCCTTGCTTGTCATCCGTATATTCTTATTCTTACTCTCATTCTTATACATACTGATGCAGTCATCCAGACGCCGAGGACGCTGCTGCCCTGTTGATGATGGCACGGACAGCAAGCTATGTTCCTAAAACAGATCTGCCGatgccatcattcagcctcGGGTTGACAGATTCAAGCCAGGAGGGAGCGTCGACGCAGGAGacaaaaagggaaaaatctcCAGAAACTGCAACTATACTGGAACAATTGGACAGTTTGGTCCAAAAGTTAGCAAAGGGAAAAGACGAAAGTCCGCAAATTCGGAGGGAGACTGGGGGAGAAAGTTCTGCTAAGTTTGAAACACCGGGGGGAACAAATCAAATTCCGGATGATATGAAAGAAAAGTGCTACATCTGAGGGACGAGACTGAAGGAGGATGCAAAGGGCGATACTAACGAGTTTGAGGAGATATGCACTGTGACTGGCCAAGGAGAGTACATTTTGATGAGAACGCACCTTGCATCCCTCCAGGCAAACAGTGATATAGAATGTCAGGTAATTTTAGActaacattaatgtttttacACCAAAGTCAACTGCAAtggttattaatttaaaattgatttctaGGTTGTATCTGCCATCTGCCTCATCCTAAACCAGAAaaggaaaagaggtttcatgcacaaatatactgtctccccccagatattgtggtaagtgttacttctacgaactttgggtgtattttatgcattggtttgggtgtatttttttaGCTTAGATTGGGTGTAAGTTGTTTATGTTCATGTTTTCATTTCTTGTATTGCAATTCTTGCAGAGCATGGCACTTTCTGATCACCCAAAGGGGGAATTCATATCTCCGAAAACGAACAGAGAATTCAGGGTGGAAGCCTACCCCAATTTCATCCCCTTCATAGAtaggaaaaaattaagttcgCATCCATATGTAAGTTTTTGTTTCGTAAATTTGTTAGTACGCTTATTTACTTATATGCCAAGTAAAATAACAGACTGTTGAAATGTGGCAATCTTTCAGATTTTTGCTCCTGTTTGCCACTCGGGACATTGGTGGTTATGGCTGATAAATACAAGAACGCGGAAATGTCAAATACTTGACCCGCTGCACAAAAAAGCTCCAAGCCATGAGAGAAAAGACATTAATAAATTCACTGTAAGTTCCCTCTGTCTTCTTTACTTTAATAGATACGTCTGTTTTGAAAGTTGAGTTGGGTGTATATTCTATATTCAATTGGGTGTATATTCCATATTCAATTGGGTGTATATTCCATATTAAGTTGGGTGTGTCTTGTCAATTGACTCGGGTGTATTACTGACTTGTTTTGGTATTTAAGGGATATGTATTTTCGAGATTGATAGCATATGCCGGCGGGAAACCTCTCGAGAAAGGCGAAAAGGAGAAGGAAATTAAAGCCCCATATGTTAAAATTTCAGGCCAAAAAACAAGGTATAGATTTGTGACTCTGAACCTTAAACTTTCCTAAAtgagatttgtaatttattttcttcgttTTCAGCTATGACTGCGCTATTTACGTAATGAAGTGGCTTGAGTTAATAGAGCCGGAAAACATTAAAAAGGGGAAGTATGAATGGGATAACTGGACACAGGTAACTGTCTTTAGAAGTATATAACTCTGTATTACTTTACTGAATTAATATTTCTGTTTAAACATAACATACTTTTTAATTGTAGGAGGAGGTGGACCACTACAGAGTGGAATATGCTTCCCGGATACTATTTAGTGAGTTGAATAGACAGAGAGATCAGGCAATTAGAGAGACTAGTGCTATAAGGCTGTCGAAGCCATCCTCTGTATTATTGAGTCCGTTCTGTCAGATTAATTCTGAGGATATAGAAACTGGGTAGTTTGTAAATTGAACAAATGATGTAAATGTTTGCCATTCAATTTATTCAATGTATATTTTTTCCCATAGTTAAACTATCTGTGCTAATAAACTGTCTGTGATGTATTTAAAAACTGTATTACAGGTGGTAAAACATAAAGCAAAAAATCAAGGCATACGCATATTATAAATTGTTACACCCAACGCTAGTCTAATAATACACCCGAGGTTGAGTAATAATATACACCCAACTGTCTGTGCAGTATTCAAAATGAATGAATTACAACtactaaaatatgaaaaaaaaaaacatcaactGAAAAATACGCCCATAACCTGTGAATTTTTACAGCTTTTGTTCTATATGTATCTATATATGTGTCTATATGTAAATTGTctattaacaaaaatacacccaaaggtaACAGGGATTTTACACCCATACTCCCTATaactatacacccaaagagTTATCCCCTGCTGCTGGTACCCTGAACTGATAATTTATAACTTGTCCCTGGTATTGGCTGCTACTTGAATGCGccgctgatgcagcatcaaacaGGTTTATCTGAATATAACACTCACGCATTAGCTAAACAATTAACtagaaaaataaactcaatcGCCACAGATTTAAAGAACATCACATTTACCTCGCTTAAAACttttgtcttcttcttctttgtggcatttgcaatctgtttctccagctttgaacctagcctgttttttggacgtcctcttgttcgaatccttggcgggctttgaagctcgttaacggattccaagttggcgtcTTCGTGGGATAAAGAAGATGTCCCCTTCCTTTTGGCTTTTACTGCTTCCATCTCGGCCATGACGTTGTCGTACGCACGGTGCAGAATTGCAGTCAGCTCCTCTGATTCGGAGGCAAATTCGCAAATATTTTGCGAACGGAAAACAAGTTGGTCGaacctcttgcttcttggctcaattagtggctcgtcgtggctgctcttgatgtgtgtgtgtcgcctctttaccttcttgctccatcgttcCAGTATGTACCTAGGGGACACTTGGCTTACTTGTTCGAAGCTTAACACGCTTAGTGCGTGACGGCATAGTATCCCTCTCGACTCGAATAATAAACATTGGCATTTTACCTCGGCTGCAACTGAGTCGTAGGTAACCGCGAACTTGTCCAATATTGAGCTGGAAACTTGTTCTCCGACTTCGTATACTGAATAGCCTAGAGCAGAATTCTTTAATCTGGTGATGCAATTCGCCTTTCCTCTGAATTGGGCTTGGACTTCCCTAAACTTTGCTTGGGTGTACGCATCTTGAAACTGAGTTTCGATGGGGGATTTGGTTGCACATGGTATGACCGtatgaaaatctgcagcatctgattctctctctgcttgctcCCTGCTTCCGAGGCAATTATCGTACTGTTTGACGAACTGAATGAGCGAGCTGTTACGGGTGATgtacttgttaaaaaatgaatgcatgctctcgctcctttgtgtgcttctcatccctgcccAGAAGTGGTGGTCCAGATAGATAGGAACCCATATGTGACGGTCTTCGTacagatctgcataatacacccaaacacacaCTGTAAAATACACCCGAGAGACAGTacaatttacacctctgctgcagaatttaaaaacacattacctgagagccacttgttgtccgcaagaccaaaattcaccagaaaatcgttccaattcctatcgaatgagtctttgctgtgagagttccaaacaacatggCTCATTTGTTGTTCGACATCGGCGTGTGCCTTGTAcccgtttaatttgcttggaatcttcttcatgatgtgccaaatacaccagcggtgaactgttgttggcatacaggcctctaaagcccttttcattgatgcgcactgatcggtgagaaaccctttcggagcgtttcctcccatgcaacgaagccagcattgaaataaccatttgaatgattcaatttcttcgttcttcatcaaagAGCATCCAAGAAGTGTTGACTGGccgtggtgattcaccccgacaaaagaaccacagaccaaattatacctgaaaCGAAGTGCCATGGTCCAGAATGCAAAATCATTAGGTACACCCCAACAAATGCTTAGAATACACCCAATGACACGGCCAATATACACCTCTGCTGCGgattagtaaaaataaattaatttagcatcataaaAAGGGACAATTtgttacctgtttgtattgtaggtggtgtCGAATGAAATGACGTCTCCGAAATACTCACAGGCCGCTCTGCTTCTTGCGTCGGCCCAAAAGGCCAGCTTAATCGATTGATCCTCCTCGAGTTGGAGCTCGAAAAAGAAATtcggattcttctctttcatcctTAACAAATATTTCCcgaattcctttgcatcttcttgttcGGAAACATTCCGCACTTCCCTGGTAATGTAATTTCTCACGTCCTTTTCGATGAAATTTAACTCGCGGTGACCCCCGGCAGccgcaacaaatgattggtaggttttgcttggtctgataccggcctcg is a window from the Arachis stenosperma cultivar V10309 chromosome 3, arast.V10309.gnm1.PFL2, whole genome shotgun sequence genome containing:
- the LOC130966984 gene encoding uncharacterized protein LOC130966984; its protein translation is MTEEKKAIVRDLGFGGLMHIPPLRVDHQLLRELAKNFKLGENKLRTGYGSFHITPKKIGDALGINATGDLFPEKVDYKKLSESDKIIYKRFQGKTLKSLTDEMMEIGVGNEEERLMFKRIFILYIQMAFLLPTTINKISPVHLVPIFEMEGIEERNWGGGHVLTFMIRGITDYQEKKKKAINGYLFALMIIYFHLSKNKRNNRGERPPKPWIANWTKEQLVKRMNEEREETLRQKKK
- the LOC130966986 gene encoding uncharacterized protein LOC130966986 — translated: MDSRKRKQREEESDSDSESESEPSDESEESLPAEKEKKKKETKTTPKETPQKKKKVVVEDSPPEEDQYFDGETYEISSDELDEWLGENVRKSAAEGDNQPDLGSTEDRYVSSETLPAVNLGSDDTSSQRRTEQSSVTLSSQSMLTPDDSNMMVVREQTPSEALAIVPIQFFVPPSQQTTTDADSEPTPMLQIEGARETTPETPKQHQETTPKLPPAPTKIHPDAEDAAALLMMARTASYVPKTDLPMPSFSLGLTDSSQEGASTQETKREKSPETATILEQLDSLVQKLAKGKDESPQIRRETGGESSAKFETPGGTNQIPDDMKEKCYI
- the LOC130966987 gene encoding protein FAR-RED IMPAIRED RESPONSE 1-like, with the translated sequence MGGNAPKGFLTDQCASMKRALEACMPTTVHRWCIWHIMKKIPSKLNGYKAHADVEQQMSHVVWNSHSKDSFDRNWNDFLVNFGLADNKWLSDLYEDRHIWVPIYLDHHFWAGMRSTQRSESMHSFFNKYITRNSSLIQFVKQYDNCLGSREQAERESDAADFHTVIPCATKSPIETQFQDAYTQAKFREVQAQFRGKANCITRLKNSALGYSVYEVGEQVSSSILDKFAVTYDSVAAEINLFDAASAAHSSSSQYQGQVINYQFRVPAAGDNSLGV